DNA from Elaeis guineensis isolate ETL-2024a chromosome 2, EG11, whole genome shotgun sequence:
CAGGAGTTTACACAAGCTCAAGCATATGTTCTTCAAAACTGTGAGGAAGTTTGGCTATATATTGAGTAAGAACAAAATCTTGTTATtatgaaaatcttcaaaaaacTTTGTTTCTACTTCAATCatctttattattgattaattatgtcATTCATAGGGAGCATAAAAAAGAATTGGAAGAGGCGAGCTCAAGAAATGTCCTGGCTAGACATCACAAGGAATTTCCAGATTGGTTTTATGAACGTGTAGGTATCATATAATATAGGTAAATACTTTAagttacttttatttatgctaataatggcttaatttattaatcttaaataGGTTTCAAAGCTTAAAGCTAAAGGCAAAGCAAGTGAAGATCTTCTAAGCTTGGCTGTTGGACCGTTCAAAATAGTTCATAGATATGGAACTTACATTGTCAATAGATTCAGATTTCATGCAAGAGATCGTGCAATTGGGCGAAAAAGTCAGAATAGTGGAGTGCTTGTAAAAGAAGATGATACATCTGCTGATAAAGAATACTATGGAGTGTTGGAAGATATTTTTGAATTGTTGTATGTGGGAAATAAAAAAGTAGTTCTTTTCAAATGTCATTGGTGGGATGTTGGCCGATTGGGACGAGGATATAGGGTTGACAACTATGGATATATAAGCGTAAATATCCATGGATCTTTGAACACCAATGAGCCTTTTGTGTTGGCTTCTCAAACTCAACAAGTGTTCTATGTAGAAGATTTAGTTGATAGCAATTGGCTTGTTGTGGTAAAAACTTATCCACGTGATGCTTATGATGTGCCATCTGTAGATAATGAtgcagatgatgatgatgatgatagtttGATCGAAGATGATGTCTACCAACAAGAGGAACAAGAACAAAATTTTCAATATGGCCATGTCATAAACAATGATGAGTTGATAGGAGTGCTACATCGAGATGATCTTCAACCACAAAGCTTTTCACCCAACAATGACACAAATAGAGAGAATCTGACATTAGATGATTTTattaatgatgatgagatagaagaagaAGCTGAAAGCGAAACAGATGATGATCAAAACAACCATGATGAATACAGTTCTGATGAATATAGTCCTGATGATTAGCCTATttgtaattagaattttattttttgtcatgTTGGAAGAAGAAACATTATGTGATGACCAACaggtattttaatttaaatcattttattgtgttcatgttatttttgtatcttctgatggcatattcatatttttttatgcatttagTAGATGTTGCTGATAATTAGTTGAACTTTTACTAAAAAGCTTGCTTATTGTTTTTATTAGGAAATGGTTAGATGTAGAGGAAGAGGTGCACGAATTGGTGGACGAGGACAACGCCCTGTTATTGATATAAGATTTCAAACAAATGAAGTTACATCACCTCATCAAGAAAGGTTGCGGCGAAATCAATCACAAGAAGAGGCACAACTTTGGGACCAACAAAACCAGCAGACAAATGAACACCAAGACCAGATGCTTGAATTGCAGCAAAGTCAATCCCATGGACAGCAACTTCAAACTCAACCAAGAGTTTCTAGTCATTGTAGTAATGctggtataataatattttatttatagctgaaacttttaatttattctacttaaatttagttatactaattgtaatttattttctatagcAACTGTTTCAAGTAAGAATGTGCGTGGGCATTACAAATGTATTAAGGTTGATATGAGAACAAAGAATGGACCATTGAAAGTTAGCATCCCTCATGATATACTGAGAGCAGTAGGAGAAAATGCTAGAGATATTGTTAATTTTTGTGGTTATGTTGTCAGGACACAAGCTCCATTAACTGCAAAAAATTGGTCAGATGTGGCAAATAGAGTAGGTGAGCGAATGTGGCTACAAGTAAaggtaaattaaatatttataattgattttagtatcttgtttatttctatttatatatattaacataCAATTTACATTGTTTGTGTCTTCTAGGAGAAGTTTAAGATGGAAGATGATAGGAATGAATATCGTTTATGTGCTTTTGTCTTGGCCCCCATGCAACGACTTTATAGAGGTTGGAGAAATCGCTTGCATGATTTATATAAGAAATTTAGAACTGATGAGGAGAGGTTGGCTAATATTCCTGAAGATGTTACTCCAGAAGATTGGAAATATATGATGGCATACTTCAGCTCTGATGCTTTTCAGGTTTttgcaaattaaaatttaatttatatttaaaatatatacatcatcatTTTGGATTTATAGATGATGTTAGTTGCATGTATCAATTGTTTGTAGAAAGTAAGCAAGCGAAATGCAGCAAATAGGGCAAAGCTAGTTACTAAGCATACATGTGGCACCCGATCTTATGCTGAAGTTGAAGAATCAACtgtaagtttttagaataaattgaAGATTTAACATAGTTTTAGGAACTTCTAAATAAAACACTTATTCTTTTGTGATTCATTTCAGAGGGACCCAGAAACAGGTGAAAAAGCACTACCAGatcaggtttggttgattcagcacactaagaaaaataaagaaggagaattagtatggtctgacCCTAAATCCAAGGAGATCCATGTTAGTTAAAAAACTTTTCTTATTGTTCTTAAAATTCATTATGCATTATTTTGGCATCTAATCTTTGATAATCTATTGCAGGAACAACTTGAGGAGGTTGTTCAACAAACACAAGAGAATGAATCCCAAATGACTCGTGATGACATATTACTGCAAGTACTTGGCCAAAAGTCTGGTTATTTTCGTGGCAAAGGTGCTGGAAAGAAGGCACCATCTAAGAGAGTTAGGTATAATGAAAATGTGCAAGAAGAGGTACAAAGAGCTGTCGAACAAGCTAAGGAATCGTTGGTGGATAGCATTAGAGAAGACGTTCGAGCTCAATTGCAAGATGAGGTTAGAGCTGAGATTCAAGCTCAAATGGAGGAACAAGTTAATGAAAAAGTTAATGCTATGATCCAAGCTCGCTTTGCTGCCTTTTTTGAAACTTTCTCCCAATCAAGAGCTTCATCTTGTTCTAGCATGAACCTTGACCaagtaaaattttttacttttaagaaagtagaaaagttaaatatgatattttttttcttattttcaatgATCTATAAGAGAGAAATATAAACAACAACCAATCAGCTATAGTATACTTAGGTACAGTGCTGCATTCTAAGAGTGTgagatccataattttttataattctagGAATGGCAACTTTGAATTGAGATTCTTAATATAtagtcaattctttttttttattttttattttagaagtttAATTGCTAACATGCCTGAGCTCATTTCTTGTGTAATCCATTGAAAACATGGATTGAAAACTTTTCTTGTTGTCTCAACTTTTcaatatgaggtataaatttacaaattatatgcaaaaaaagttgccttattttttttttaaaatttttagtggataatCTGTTGCTTATCTAGAGGTTGCTAGACTTtaattactcaaaactttattctaGCCAATCATTTACTAATCCAAACCTTATTTATATGCAGGAATAATATGGGCAGCTACTTCTGTTGGCAGTATGGGAGTACATCAACTAgcttcaatttgaaaatatggATGTCATAGGTTGTTAGTTTTGATCAGTTAAGTAGAATGTAGGGTGCTTATGAACTATAGGTACTAGTCAgtgttttttttaaattaattttggatgTCCTGTCGAATTTCAAACAGTGAAATTGAAATTCCTTGGATGTCTTGGATCATGTACTGTTGGTTTTGATCAATTAAATAGCATATGGAGTGCTTATGAACTACTGGTACTATCTtgtgatttttattttggatatctACTGAAATGCAAACATTGAGAAAGATGTATTTGGATTCTTAGTTTGCTTGTGAATGAGATGAATTTCTGTAGTCATATACACTAAATTTTAGTGACAATAACAAGTTGTCACATATGAGATTTTTCATGACAACAAAAGTTCTTGTCACTTTAAGCTATTTCAGTGACAAGAAAACTTTATCACTAAACAGAGTCATTATTGTCCCAAAACCAATTTACGTTATTGCATTGTGACAAGAATGATTTGTTTCTGTGACAAGTTAAGTtgtcacaaattttattttcagtgacaacaaaagttcttgtcactttaagctatttcagtgacaagaaactttatcactaaacaaagtcattattgtcccaaaaaccaatttacgttattgcattgtgacaagaatgatttgtttctgtgacaagttaagttgtcacaaattttattttcagtgacaATGAACCTCTAAGATTCTACTATTTCACAAGATCTTCAAGGCATGCCCATTTCATTGTATTGGTGACAGCAAAAAGTACATTAAGTGACAAGCTCTATTGTCACAGAAAAGAAATGATTCAGTGACAAAAAATTTAAGTTGTCATAAATGGTTTTAGCGATGAAGCAATTGCGACCAGCTAGTGACAATAGTTTGTTGTCAgagaaattcatcagtgacaataTTCCAAGTTTCAACAACATTGCTTGTCACAAAAAactaaatttcttgtagtgtccatggggcatgcaaacttcactatgaaaaaaaaaatttacaagaggagacctcaaccTCAATccatgtacacccaattctctctcacctgaaatttccttcacaaaagctctctctctcttgaagactctctgaacccctgaagtgcctggcaaccgctgtccaggagcctcctgctccttctctctcagcgcttccacctctctcttctcttgggttccgtacgggcttcgtacggcgcaaaaaACTGATCCATTGCTTCCTCTGTCCATCacaaggcccttttaaagggttaaacagagttttaaacctaattagattaggtttaagagtcctaaacaagccaaatcaacctcctgaaccatcggatcgtcaccgaaaactccctgggccgtccgatcgcgatcggtccatggaatagtaccatGGACCGCGTGAAACATGTGGAAAACGTCCACCcgatccacaggcccagccgtggactgcccggtccacggtggaccgatgcaaagggccagcaggccgctgggcctgggccggctcgCTCCCGCACGTGGGCCCGCGCGCgcatgggccgcgcgcccgcgtgggtcgcacgtcccatgcaggcctgggtcgcgcgtcccacgcgccGTCGCCTGCGGCTGCGCCGCTGCCGCTTGCCGTCGGTCACTGGaggtcctccgtcgcctcgaatcttgtgccgacttcaaaagctcgtatctcttccatccgagttccgtttcggatgatcttgatctcgttggactctatttttcgccgtgaacctcgctgtgggctcaatgtgggctaaatctcaaggtgtcaaatcctaacatatatattaatataagaatactttttttttggtacagaatTTCAAATTGTCAATAAAATATCTtgtcaaaatagaataaaattttatataaaatatgtatACCAAGATAATTTTCTAAGTATTAAAtgcatttaatcaaaaattaaaattttcatttaaaatatttatttcatctAATCAAGTATATACAATCAAATATACATAATCCATCCACTCGCATATAGTCTTTACAACTACAGCTATATAAGCAGCTCCATAACAAAGCTCAAAAGAGATTGACtcttgaaaataaaatatgtCATCAAATAGTATGTGCTAGAAATCAGTTCCAACTGGCTGGCTCTAAAAGGAGACTAGCTAATTCACACGGAAATAAACATACCCACCATAGAAAATTCAAGGAGTAGGAGAAGCTATAGCATCAAGCAATGGTTGGTGGTGGACGACAAAACAAAAGAAGGAACCCAAAATAGGGATATCCTATTCCATCATTACTTTGGTGACTCATTGATGGGAATGAGGTTGGTTACGATGGTCTAGAAACcagaaaagggaggagaagaATAAATCTCCTAATAACACCAAAAGAATTCTCTGTCAAAAGCTCGAAATCATTGACTCTAGAAGGGAATTTTTTGATGGTGAGTCAGAAGGTAATTTATAGAGttttttagggttttcatttgATATGAGCGTGTGATGGAAGTCTTCCTCCCCACTCCCTCCCTCGCGTACACATCATAAGtgagtttttcttttttgggtcaGTCTAGCCTGGCTCAAAATTATGTTCTCACAACATTATTTAATACTAAGATTGCAAATGAGTTGAGCTCAAATAATAGGATATTCGGCTCAAAAATTCATAAACTTATTcgaatttatatatttaataatatatttttatttataatatatataatattatgtaggatgaatgtctggtcaggacatcaTCTCTCAGGATCTTTTTCGATACCGTACGatacagcagaaagaaagaagaaataaaacagaaaataattaaatatatggatcaatcaaaaaagagctcgcctccacgggacatacaaacttcactataagaaaaaaatattacaagtggagatctcaccctcaacactcatatacccaatttctccctcacaataagttctccctcacaaaagctctctttctagAAAGACCCCCCCTAAACCCCTGAAACGACTGCTGTCCGCTATCCAGGAGTCTTACTCCTTCTCTCGATACGGCGTCTGCTTTCTCTCTGGTTCGGGTTTTCTGTAGTTGATGAAGCCACGCGCGACCAGCAGGCCACCACCACACCGTTCTATTCCTTGatcagccttttaaaggcttaaaagcCAATTAGAATAGGATTAGGAATCATTAGAGCACTCAAACAATTCCCCAGACCGTTGGATCAAAACCAGAGGCAACCCACACCCTCCGATCATGcatcgatccatgaaatagtCCATGGACTGCAAAAAATGCATAGGAAATGCCCATGTGGTCCACACGCTCTCCTGTGCAccgcccgatccaccatggatcgggcaaTCCTAGGCCCTGAACCGCGTGCGAGCGCATGTGGGCCTGGGCTGCGCCCCGTGCGTTGGGCCGGGCTTTGCATGCCCAGGCCATGCGCTACCGTGCTTGGGCCGTGCACTGCTGCACGCGGTCGCGCCACTACCGCTCCACCGGGCCGCCGCCAATCCTCGATCACTCCAACTTTGTGCCAGCTTCGATTGTCATATCTCGACCATCTGGACTCTGTTTGGGGTAATCTtgtttggtctcgttggactccatttttcatcgcagatcttactgtgggctcaatatggatcaaatcttaagacatcaaatcctaacaatctctatttTGATTCGATATTTGGCCTCCtcctaacttcgagagcttctggatctcctcatcctcgtgccctggggcaatcgtctgctgatcatggttgggcaaatatgggagtcgagccagaccactcgatcccatctctattatatgttgtgctcctcctgacttgagacctgATCGAAGCATCATCCTATGGCAATAGTAATCTCACCTTGCAATATCACCTTTCATcttctcgagtctcctgtctcgtgcccgatccacctccacttggagctccacctcgctctgggcttttTGGCTCCTAAAGCTCTACCTCGCATTAGGCTCTCCGTCAAGAGTAGTAATatccttttctcctcttcttctcctccagaaacaatcctatcgccgcataataccttcaggattcctccaccagttaACTAtgctgtagcctctcgaatccagtttgctcagtgagataagattccatctgaaatcgggtatgtatcggacctcccccaatcttctcactgcaccatcatgtatcctccagctaaTCATCCCAATGTTTCTAATCACACAGCTTGATCCATCAAGCAGATAAATAGTGTCCTCACtgctctccagggagtcaaactgttcCTCTCTtacaatatacatgataggtgcatgcaaaatctaaaaccactgctgggaagaagtagatacctcatcaaataTCTCCAAAACATCTTCCTCTGAATCGCTACTGGCCATTGCTACAGCAGCCATCGTCTGATCTCTAAGTTGAGagcaatctttggctagatgccccaactcatcacatcggtaacacctgattttgctcaaatcCCTCTTGGACTTAGACTGCCCccgtcgcgatctcctgtcgctccatctatcGCTTCCTGCTCTTTCAGAaactaccaaagctgagctactgccacctgagctcgaagctgggttctcctcctgagaacctcattctggagaatcGCCGCAGTAaattcatccatcttgatggtgctcttttcacAAGAACAGCAGTCACTAAGGACTCATACGATGGAAGAAGTaatgctagcaaaaccagcaccctagtcttctcctcaacattctcgcaaatgctgaggaggtcggtgagaatcttttGAAAGTGGCTTAGATACTCCtgtacgctctgtccctcaatcatccgtagttggtagaactacctttagagaaagagagtattggtgagagattttTATCATGTATAACTCCTTaggcttcgaccacagcactgtcGAGGAAGTCTTGCTAaggcatatggatcaccacctcatctgctaggtacatacagatggtactcactatttgcatctgtagccgtctccaatcctgcacctctatgatggtcggcttctcctcgcataagagagcatcaatcaactcttactggatgagcacgtccttcactcttgcctaccacaagaagaaattgctctttccatcaaacttattgatctccatcttgattgatcatatcttctccatcttcaatcttgctcaccaccactgcaatctgcatccttgtaccgcctcgctctgataccacttgtaagatagatgtttggccaggacaccatcttGCAGAATCTTTTCAATACCGTgagatgcagcaagaagaaagaaaaaataaatagaaaacaatcaaatatgtggatcagccaaaaaagagctcactccatgggacatgcaaacttcagtatgagaaaaaaaaatattacaagatgaGATTtcaccctcaactctcgtacatccaatttctcacTCACgaaaagttctccctcacaaaagcttttcCCTAAGAAGAcctccctgaacccctgaagtgaccgctgTCTGCTGTCGAGGAGTCTCACTCCTCTCGATACGATGTTGCTTTTCTCTCTGGTTGGGTTTTCCGCAATTGATGAAGCTGTGCGCGACCACCAGGCCACCACTACATCGTTCTGTTCCTTAtaagccttttaaaggcttaaaagcCAATTAGAATAGGATTAGGAATCATTAGAGCACTCAAACAATTCTCCAGATTGTTGGATCGAAATCAGAAGCAAtccacgccctccgatcgtgcATTGATCCACGAAATAGTCTGTGGACTGTGAGAAATGTATGAGAAATGCTCATGCAGTCCACTCGCTCTCCTGTGCACTATTCGATCCACCGTGGATCAGGCAATCCTGGGCCCTGAACCCGCGCGCTCGCGTGGGCCTGGGCTGCGCCCACATGCTTGCGCACTTGGGCTAGGGCCCCGCCCCGCACGTTGGTCGGGCTCTGCACGCCCAGGCCACGCACTGCCGGCACACCGCCGCTGCGCCGGCCGCCACCGACTGTTGCCGATCCTCCACTGCTCCGAACTTCGTACCAGCTTCGACCATCTAGACTCGTTCGGGATGATCTTAATCTCGTTGACTCCGTTTTTCAAtcgcggacctcgctgtgggctcaatatggaccgaATCTTGAAGCATTAAatcctaatatatattaataggttaaaatttgatttcaaatttgaatataactgGCTTGATATTCGAGTCGAATCGAGTCGAGTCGAATCGATTTCtagttttatctattttttataaagccGAAGTTTGAAATATTAACACCCGATCAATCTTGAATGAGTTTAAAGTCCGAATATTTAAATTAAANNNNNNNNNNNNNNNNNNNNNNNNNNNNNNNNNNNNNNNNNNNNNNNNNNNNNNNNNNNNNNNNNNNNNNNNNNNNNNNNNNNNNNNNNNNNNNNNNNNNaaaaaaaaaaaaaaaaagaagaggaaaaagaagaagaaacgaaacatttcatcttcttcatatttaCCACTTCTTCACAAGTACTCAATCCCAGAAACCCCACACCTATTAGTAGTGATGTGAGAGAACTCACAACTAGCACCCTTCCAATTGATAACATCCATTGAGAAAATATTCTGGTGcacattggattggatttggaggAGGTCGTCATATATATTAAAAGTTAAACTCAAAAACCCCAGCTCTATACCAAAGTCTTTTTTGTATAGATATGCCCATTTCTCTATTACTCGCTCTCTCCCCTACGCTACCATGGTGAGATTTTAgttcctaatttatttttctagtttatttaAACAGGACTCTACATGGCAATTCCATTGATCCTACGTTATCATTTTGCCTCCTAGTCATTTTAAATTCCTTTAGATCAATGTTATAGGTTCTATTGTACCATGGGTAGGTTTAGTCTATTTCTATCTTAAATTCTATGAATTGCTTGTTGAATTATTTAATTTCTCTTATTACTCTCAACTATTTCAGTCtgattaaaaaaatagatttgaacaTTCATGTTAAAGTGTTGGGTTTAGATCCTAGTTAAGCTCTTGGTTGTTGAAAATATGAATGGGTTTGAAGTGCATTCTATTTTTATGTTTGGGAAATCTTAATGTTTGTGGTATTCTGTGTTTGTCATGTTTCAATGTGAGCTATGATAAAATACCATCATAAGTACTCATTGATTTTTGCCATTTGTACTACCTTGATGTATATGATGTGCTTGCCCTACCCTATTGGATGAGATGAGATGAGAAGGCTTGAACACAAGTTCCCTTGTATACATATTATCTTAGATACTatactaattaatcaattaaatACTTCTGAAACTATATTCCCTATTTTGCTTGCATTGTTATTTGTTATGTTCTATGTTATCTTCCTTCAAATGAGGCAAGTTATATTTTGGCCACATATATGTAATAGCTATTTAACTTGACCTATTTAACATAttatcttctttcattttttagtTCCATGTTATCTGTTTAACATACTTTTGATCTATTAACTCAACCTACTTAacctatttaatccgtttaatgacttgacttatttaataaatgaattatatggaTCAGATTGgcttatctatttattaaatagattgggTTTAGTATgaaattttgatctatttaataattaataaatagatcgaattTAGAGTAATAAATGTTTGATCTAATACCTATCTGTCCCAATCTGTATCTAACTTGACATGGCCCAATTGCCATTTCTATTCTAAAGTTTCCTCTAAAATGAGTTTTTTCTAATGTTAGGAGTCTTATCaagattcataaaaaaaaatgcaTCACTCGTATTTCTTCAAGTATCAAAGAAAatggatatatgtatgtataaattttattaaaaaaataaatataataaaatggaTATGAAGATTTGAACATGAAACCTgttaataatctaatcatcaaattaaccaacAAACTATAACTCTTATATGTTttaaaattgatgaaaaatatattacaCCATCCAAATAGTTATATATGCACACCAAAATTATTTCCTTCTTGAGACTCCCGAGAATATAAAAATTTTCTTAGCTGCCGCTGAAAACCAATCTTCGAGCATTGTTCTTGGTTTCATGGGAAAGAGGCCCAAAACCCTCGTCTTCCCCATttggccactccaagcctccccaCCTGATTAAGCCTCATAAAAAACAGAGAAAAATCCAGggaaaacatcaaaaaaatagacgaAACAGAGGACAGATAGAAAAAATCAAAGGTATGTCCTTTTCCctcatagattgatcatttttctttgatttttgcatctttttcttttcattttgttatctttttttggagatctatggaGAAGGAGAGCATCTAAGGATATTAGAGGGTTTTGAGGTTCCGATGATATGGTATCATCTGTATCCAGGCCTTCTAGTGGTAGCCCAGACCATAAAAGCAACATGTCATTTGACTGAAAGTTGTGATGCCTAGTTATACAAGCTGCAAGGATCACAGCGTTTGACAAGACAATCTGAAGACCATTTTGTCAACTCCTCTTTGTGCTCCTCTCCTGTCTTCTCcattcttttaattatatatttcctTTCACTTACTCTTTATGTTTCTCCATTACACACCTTTTTTCCCTAATATAGTTGAGGATGATATACCAGATACTGTGCATGTTGCATGTCACTTACAATCTTGTTTAGAGCCTATAAAGGTCTTAAGACCTGATTCTAGCACCATAGGTCCATAACCTGAAGATCTAAGAGTCTTCACAGAATAACCATTGAGTGATTCGAAATTCTGACAATGAAGAAAATTATGAGGGAAACAAATAAACTGATATAACTCAGGTAACTTAAATATCATGTAACACCAGATTATGTTGGCTTCA
Protein-coding regions in this window:
- the LOC140855289 gene encoding uncharacterized protein, coding for MEDDRNEYRLCAFVLAPMQRLYRGWRNRLHDLYKKFRTDEERLANIPEDVTPEDWKYMMAYFSSDAFQKVSKRNAANRAKLVTKHTCGTRSYAEVEESTRDPETGEKALPDQVWLIQHTKKNKEGELVWSDPKSKEIHEQLEEVVQQTQENESQMTRDDILLQVLGQKSGYFRGKGAGKKAPSKRVRYNENVQEEVQRAVEQAKESLVDSIREDVRAQLQDEVRAEIQAQMEEQVNEKVNAMIQARFAAFFETFSQSRASSCSSMNLDQEWQL